From Anaerohalosphaera lusitana, one genomic window encodes:
- a CDS encoding ABC transporter permease — MFAGMLSFVRQLLEGVWVAIGQIWSNKTRSALTTIGLVIGVASVCAVIAGLTGLKTKVLSEFESVANARSIYLMGNRPQEGRLKNAPWEEIVLKPDELDGLLDHCPSVENFTMIRQNSWSVRSGERSVDSIPVTGISRAWHEIEGRSVIMGRPFSLVDSEHARRVCLITPDLRDELRLNRDCIGESLLMGDARYLIVGVVEEKVQPSMFGMMDNSSAKGEAFVPFATMYKASGGGWMHAIVTSKSPEVSADAQAEIRFYMRRARDLKPGDPNTFRMEVVEKFISGFKKVAAVMTAIAGGIVAISLLVGGVGIMNIMLVSVSERTREIGLRKAVGAKASAIMFQFLIEAVILCMLGGLIGIGAGQLLTAGMASMPNGLDEAHIPFWAILLSLAFSGLVGVVFGMFPAVKAARLDPIEALRHE; from the coding sequence TGGAGGGGGTGTGGGTCGCGATCGGGCAGATATGGTCGAACAAGACGCGGTCGGCACTTACGACGATCGGACTGGTGATCGGCGTGGCTTCGGTGTGTGCGGTCATTGCCGGGCTGACGGGGCTGAAGACGAAAGTGCTGAGTGAGTTCGAAAGTGTGGCGAATGCGCGGAGCATTTATCTGATGGGCAATCGTCCGCAGGAGGGTCGATTGAAGAATGCACCGTGGGAGGAGATCGTGCTCAAGCCGGATGAATTGGACGGATTACTGGATCACTGCCCTTCCGTTGAGAACTTTACGATGATCCGGCAGAACAGTTGGTCAGTGCGAAGCGGTGAAAGATCGGTGGACAGCATACCGGTTACTGGGATCAGCCGGGCATGGCACGAGATCGAGGGTCGGTCGGTGATCATGGGTCGGCCGTTTTCACTTGTCGACAGTGAGCATGCAAGGCGGGTTTGTCTGATCACGCCTGATCTGCGGGACGAGCTGAGGCTGAACCGCGACTGCATCGGTGAATCGCTGCTGATGGGAGACGCGAGGTATTTGATCGTCGGGGTGGTCGAGGAAAAGGTGCAGCCGTCGATGTTCGGAATGATGGACAATTCGTCTGCCAAGGGTGAGGCGTTCGTGCCGTTTGCGACTATGTATAAGGCTAGCGGGGGCGGATGGATGCATGCGATAGTGACGAGCAAATCACCCGAGGTTTCGGCGGATGCTCAGGCGGAGATACGCTTCTACATGCGGCGGGCGAGGGACCTCAAGCCCGGCGATCCGAATACGTTCAGGATGGAAGTCGTTGAAAAATTTATCAGCGGATTCAAAAAGGTAGCTGCGGTTATGACAGCGATTGCGGGAGGGATCGTTGCGATATCGCTGCTGGTGGGCGGAGTCGGGATAATGAACATAATGCTTGTTTCGGTATCGGAGCGGACCCGGGAGATCGGACTGCGGAAGGCGGTGGGTGCGAAGGCGTCTGCTATAATGTTCCAGTTTCTGATAGAGGCGGTGATACTATGCATGCTGGGCGGGCTGATCGGCATAGGCGCTGGGCAGCTTTTGACGGCGGGTATGGCGAGCATGCCCAACGGGCTGGACGAGGCGCATATACCGTTCTGGGCAATACTGTTGTCGCTGGCGTTTTCGGGTTTGGTGGGGGTCGTGTTTGGGATGTTCCCAGCGGTTAAGGCAGCGAGACTTGATCCTATTGAGGCGTTGAGACATGAGTAA